Proteins from a genomic interval of Sulfurimonas sp.:
- the murJ gene encoding murein biosynthesis integral membrane protein MurJ: protein MFKAIFTNSFGILFSRVLGFLRDLMTASALGANIYSDIFFIAFKLPNLFRRIFAEGAFTQVFIPAYAKSKHRAVFLAHIFIIFISIIVILSLLVTILPNIATQVMAFGFSDEIVELASPFVAINFWYLPFIFAVTFLGSILQYKRHFATTAFSTALLNISLILALLLSKDKTQCEIVYYLSFGVVAGGAMQLAVHIIAIQKLGLLKLVYGGFRYLKIKSKKIAIETDKFKKQFFPAMWGNSTSQVSAFLDTWLASFLSAGSISYLYYSNRIFQLPLALFAIATSIALFPSIARYIKNQDEEKAMAYLKKAFWFLAFLLTVSTIGGYILANEIVWGLFERGAFTEADTQKTMVVLQMYMIGLLPFGLQKLFLLWLYAKEQQLIAAKIATISLGSNIIFSLLFIVPFGASGLALAGTLGGFVGFFLTIRAFGAKNFFDILHSKKSIYLIVGSILFTILLLIFKDFITRLLS from the coding sequence ATGTTTAAAGCAATATTCACCAATAGTTTTGGAATTTTATTCTCAAGAGTTTTAGGTTTTTTAAGAGATTTGATGACTGCTTCCGCACTCGGTGCTAACATTTACAGCGATATTTTTTTTATAGCATTTAAACTTCCAAACCTCTTTCGCCGCATCTTTGCCGAGGGTGCATTTACTCAAGTCTTCATCCCCGCTTACGCAAAATCAAAACATAGAGCCGTTTTTTTGGCTCATATATTTATAATTTTTATATCGATAATAGTTATTTTATCCCTGCTTGTGACTATTTTGCCAAATATTGCCACACAGGTTATGGCGTTTGGTTTTAGCGACGAAATCGTCGAACTGGCTTCACCCTTTGTAGCCATAAACTTTTGGTACCTGCCGTTTATATTTGCAGTAACATTTCTCGGCTCGATTTTGCAATACAAGCGACACTTTGCCACAACGGCATTTTCCACGGCTCTGCTAAACATCTCGCTTATACTGGCACTGCTTCTATCCAAAGATAAAACTCAATGCGAAATAGTCTACTACCTTAGTTTCGGAGTCGTTGCCGGCGGAGCTATGCAACTTGCCGTTCACATCATCGCAATACAAAAGTTAGGGCTTTTAAAGCTTGTTTACGGCGGTTTTAGGTACTTAAAAATAAAATCAAAAAAGATAGCAATCGAAACGGATAAATTTAAAAAACAGTTTTTTCCGGCTATGTGGGGAAACTCTACTTCACAAGTCAGTGCATTTTTAGATACTTGGCTTGCTTCGTTTTTGAGCGCCGGCTCCATTAGTTATCTTTACTACTCAAACCGCATATTTCAGCTTCCGTTGGCTCTTTTTGCCATTGCAACTTCTATTGCCCTTTTTCCAAGCATTGCAAGGTACATAAAAAACCAAGATGAAGAAAAAGCTATGGCTTACCTTAAAAAAGCTTTTTGGTTTTTGGCATTTTTACTCACCGTAAGCACAATCGGCGGGTATATTTTGGCGAATGAGATAGTTTGGGGGCTTTTTGAAAGAGGTGCATTTACCGAAGCAGATACCCAAAAAACAATGGTAGTTTTACAGATGTATATGATAGGGCTTCTGCCGTTTGGTCTGCAAAAACTTTTTCTGCTCTGGCTCTATGCAAAAGAGCAACAGCTGATTGCTGCAAAAATCGCCACTATCTCTCTTGGATCTAACATCATATTTTCTCTTCTTTTCATTGTGCCTTTTGGAGCATCGGGACTCGCCCTTGCCGGAACGCTAGGCGGATTTGTCGGATTTTTTCTAACGATAAGAGCATTCGGCGCAAAAAACTTTTTTGATATACTTCACTCTAAAAAAAGCATCTATCTTATTGTCGGCTCTATTTTATTTACGATTTTATTACTGATTTTTAAAGATTTTATCACGAGACTTCTTTCATAG
- a CDS encoding type II toxin-antitoxin system CcdA family antitoxin has protein sequence MTALYNPHAKKKATNLSINSDLLKKAKELHINISNSLEKTLIELIKEQEIKNWETLNKTSINNYNKRVAKHGTFSDGIRSF, from the coding sequence ATGACGGCACTGTATAATCCTCACGCGAAGAAAAAAGCAACCAATCTTAGTATAAATTCCGATTTGCTTAAAAAAGCAAAAGAACTTCACATAAATATATCTAACTCGCTAGAAAAAACATTGATAGAGCTTATAAAAGAACAAGAGATAAAAAACTGGGAAACTCTAAACAAAACTTCTATAAACAACTACAATAAAAGAGTCGCAAAACATGGTACTTTTAGTGATGGTATAAGAAGTTTTTAA
- a CDS encoding CcdB family protein encodes MAQFDVYKNPNQKTNQEIPFLLDIQNDILKELSTRVVVPLVLNMKPAKILNPKFEINSLTVTMSTAELAGISTDNLGLLVCSLKDKRDEIISAVDFMITGF; translated from the coding sequence ATGGCTCAGTTTGATGTATATAAAAATCCAAACCAAAAAACAAATCAAGAGATACCTTTTTTGCTGGATATTCAAAACGACATACTAAAAGAGCTTTCGACTAGAGTGGTTGTGCCTTTGGTTTTAAATATGAAGCCTGCAAAAATACTAAATCCCAAGTTTGAGATAAACTCTTTGACGGTTACTATGTCAACAGCCGAACTAGCCGGTATATCCACGGATAACTTGGGCTTACTTGTTTGTTCGCTAAAAGATAAAAGAGACGAGATAATTTCGGCAGTCGACTTTATGATAACAGGTTTTTAA
- the cysS gene encoding cysteine--tRNA ligase — MFIYDSVQKIKREFISQEDGKVSLYVCGPTVYDDAHLGHAKSALVFDLLSRVLSANEYEVTYARNITDIDDKIIKKAAETNKSIKEITDFYTQAYHEEMSKLGVARPSIEPKATESLEAMFELIQKLLDNNHAYKTSSGDIYFDTSSDIDYLKLSHRVQDESEKLQRVESSSEKKNSADFALWKSVHDDSVSFDSPFGKGRPGWHTECSAMIEKHLAKKEAKFAVDIHGGGADLLFPHHENEAAQTRCATNHTLANYWMHNGFVNIDGEKMSKSLGNSFFLRDALKVYDGEVLRFYLLGTHYRANFNFNEEDLLNSKKRLDKIYRLKKRLFGLTHENQKTAFGDELLKTLSDDLNISASLALIDEMISVANEKLDSDAKAKEFKKETLSNLAYIEKVLGFGVKNPYEYFQQGVDEETKAKINSLILKRAEAKKAKDFATSDAIRDEILTYGVNIMDTAQGTLWEKI, encoded by the coding sequence ATGTTTATTTATGATTCGGTACAAAAAATAAAAAGAGAGTTTATCTCGCAAGAAGACGGCAAAGTTTCGCTTTATGTCTGCGGTCCTACGGTTTACGACGATGCGCATCTGGGACATGCAAAAAGTGCTTTGGTTTTTGACCTTCTCTCCCGTGTTTTAAGCGCTAACGAATACGAAGTAACTTATGCAAGAAATATCACGGATATAGATGATAAAATCATCAAAAAAGCAGCAGAAACAAACAAAAGCATAAAAGAGATAACTGACTTTTATACGCAAGCTTACCATGAAGAGATGAGTAAACTCGGTGTTGCTCGTCCAAGTATTGAACCAAAAGCTACGGAATCGCTTGAAGCCATGTTTGAGCTTATACAAAAGCTTCTTGATAACAACCACGCTTACAAAACAAGCAGCGGAGATATTTACTTCGACACTTCAAGCGATATCGACTACCTGAAACTATCGCATAGAGTTCAAGACGAAAGCGAAAAACTCCAAAGGGTGGAGAGTTCGTCGGAGAAAAAAAACAGTGCCGATTTTGCACTTTGGAAAAGCGTACACGACGATAGCGTCTCATTTGATTCGCCGTTTGGCAAAGGTCGCCCCGGATGGCACACCGAGTGTTCTGCAATGATAGAGAAACATTTAGCAAAAAAAGAGGCAAAATTTGCAGTAGATATCCACGGCGGCGGAGCCGATCTGCTCTTTCCTCACCACGAGAATGAAGCGGCACAAACAAGATGTGCTACAAACCATACTTTGGCTAATTACTGGATGCACAACGGCTTTGTAAATATAGACGGCGAGAAGATGAGCAAAAGCTTGGGAAACAGCTTTTTTCTGCGTGACGCTCTTAAGGTTTACGACGGAGAAGTTTTAAGATTTTATCTGCTTGGCACTCATTATAGAGCCAACTTCAATTTTAATGAAGAGGATTTGTTGAACTCCAAAAAGAGACTGGATAAAATCTACAGACTTAAAAAACGACTCTTTGGTTTAACGCATGAAAATCAAAAAACAGCTTTTGGAGACGAACTCTTAAAAACTCTAAGCGATGACTTAAATATTTCGGCTTCTTTAGCACTTATAGATGAAATGATTTCAGTTGCAAACGAAAAACTTGACTCTGACGCAAAAGCCAAAGAGTTTAAAAAAGAGACTCTCTCAAATCTGGCTTATATAGAAAAAGTATTGGGATTTGGCGTTAAAAATCCTTACGAATATTTTCAGCAAGGGGTTGATGAAGAGACAAAAGCAAAAATCAACTCGCTTATACTCAAAAGAGCTGAAGCGAAAAAGGCAAAAGATTTCGCAACTTCCGATGCTATCCGCGATGAGATTTTAACTTACGGCGTAAATATAATGGATACAGCGCAAGGCACGCTCTGGGAGAAGATATAA
- a CDS encoding MFS transporter: MSTSAWRQVLTLPIIVIAMGYFVDIYDLILFGVVRVESLSELGLNKEEITSWGSIILNAQMGGMLIGGILWGILGDKKGRLSVLFASIILYSIANFLNAFVSNVEQYALLRFIAGIGLAGELGAGVTLVAEILPKELRGYGVMSIAAFGVLGVVAANIIAEHFAWRNAYIIGGLLGFSLLILRFRVRESAMFEHHLSDDVKRGHFFGLFTHKKLFNKYIKAIVIGMPLWYVVGVLVMFSPEFAKALSIEGEVSAGQSLMYCYIGLSIGDLASGYLSQQMKSRKRAYAIFMLFSLASVVYYFSLSGANAASFYSAVFFLGVFCGYWALFITMAAEQFGTNIRATVATTIPNFVRGSVVPITSSFMFLKESMGVLGSAATVGTVTFLVALIALYFTRETFHEDLDYIEI; this comes from the coding sequence ATGAGTACATCAGCATGGCGTCAAGTGTTGACACTTCCTATTATCGTCATTGCTATGGGATATTTTGTAGATATTTACGATTTAATCCTCTTTGGAGTGGTGCGGGTCGAGAGTTTGAGCGAACTCGGACTAAATAAAGAAGAGATAACTTCGTGGGGATCAATCATACTTAATGCCCAAATGGGAGGGATGTTAATCGGAGGAATATTATGGGGGATTTTAGGAGATAAAAAAGGGCGTTTATCCGTACTTTTTGCTTCGATTATCCTCTATTCGATTGCAAATTTTCTCAATGCGTTTGTTAGCAATGTCGAACAGTACGCACTTCTTCGTTTTATTGCAGGTATCGGTTTAGCCGGTGAGCTGGGAGCCGGAGTAACACTGGTTGCCGAAATTCTCCCAAAAGAGCTGCGCGGATACGGAGTAATGAGCATTGCGGCATTTGGGGTACTTGGAGTTGTTGCGGCAAATATCATAGCGGAACACTTTGCATGGCGTAATGCCTATATAATCGGGGGTTTACTCGGTTTTTCACTGTTGATTTTAAGATTTCGAGTCAGAGAATCGGCAATGTTTGAACATCATTTAAGCGACGATGTGAAGAGAGGGCATTTTTTCGGTCTTTTCACCCACAAAAAGCTTTTTAACAAATATATCAAAGCAATCGTTATCGGAATGCCGTTATGGTATGTTGTAGGTGTTTTGGTGATGTTTTCACCCGAATTTGCAAAAGCGCTCTCTATTGAGGGAGAAGTAAGTGCGGGTCAATCACTAATGTACTGTTATATCGGACTATCTATCGGTGATTTAGCAAGCGGCTATCTCTCTCAGCAGATGAAAAGCCGCAAACGAGCCTACGCAATTTTTATGCTCTTTTCATTGGCAAGCGTCGTTTACTACTTCAGCTTATCCGGCGCAAATGCCGCCTCTTTTTACAGTGCGGTATTTTTTCTGGGGGTATTTTGCGGTTATTGGGCGCTCTTTATTACTATGGCGGCAGAACAGTTTGGGACAAATATCCGTGCAACGGTGGCAACAACGATTCCAAATTTTGTTCGCGGTTCGGTAGTTCCCATCACTTCAAGCTTTATGTTTTTAAAAGAGAGTATGGGGGTCTTGGGTTCGGCAGCTACGGTCGGAACGGTAACATTTTTGGTTGCACTAATCGCTCTTTATTTTACCCGCGAAACATTTCATGAGGATTTGGATTATATAGAGATATAA
- a CDS encoding NAD(P)/FAD-dependent oxidoreductase, with translation MNKNVVIIGGGYGGLRAVEFLAKYADIEITLIDKNPYHYLQTEAYGYIAGRFDMNDVVVDLEDWCSGFGKNVHFVYDKAKNVDFEAKFVQTSKKSIAYDYLVIATGAKTNFFSFIEGLREHSFGVKNLHRAHNFRVEFQNLIYKKLQNKDDNEDINLAIGGAGLSGVEVAAEMANIIHTYSKTIGQRAKNIKIYLIDASKTILPGMSGFLINNTQKRLESLGVNILAETFIDKMDNEYIYFKNSQKLKYHFMIFTGGIKASDLNVDLNIEKNRISQFIPNKELNIGGMENVFAIGDCVEMRDIKGNILPPTAQSAERSAEYVAKVIRKRIDKKEAEPFDASVLGVFIALGGRYCVGELFGVIKVKGYAAYLLKKAITHMYYLGLHLRINTGYKNRGKKL, from the coding sequence TTGAATAAAAATGTAGTAATTATAGGCGGAGGATACGGCGGGTTGCGTGCCGTAGAATTTTTGGCAAAGTATGCAGATATAGAGATAACTCTTATAGATAAAAATCCTTATCATTATCTTCAAACAGAAGCATACGGCTACATAGCGGGCAGATTTGATATGAATGATGTAGTAGTTGACTTAGAAGATTGGTGCAGCGGCTTTGGAAAAAATGTTCATTTTGTTTATGATAAAGCTAAAAATGTAGATTTTGAAGCAAAGTTTGTACAGACTTCTAAAAAGTCGATTGCTTATGACTATTTGGTGATTGCAACGGGTGCCAAAACAAACTTTTTTTCATTTATCGAGGGTTTGAGAGAGCATAGTTTCGGTGTTAAAAACTTACATAGAGCGCATAACTTTAGAGTAGAGTTTCAGAACCTGATTTATAAAAAGCTGCAAAATAAAGATGATAACGAAGATATAAATCTAGCTATCGGCGGAGCGGGCTTAAGCGGTGTGGAAGTAGCCGCAGAGATGGCAAATATAATTCATACTTACAGTAAAACGATAGGACAAAGAGCAAAAAATATAAAGATTTATCTCATTGACGCGAGTAAAACCATACTTCCGGGAATGAGCGGATTTTTGATAAATAATACTCAAAAAAGGCTGGAATCGCTCGGCGTAAATATTCTTGCGGAAACTTTTATAGACAAAATGGATAATGAATATATCTACTTTAAAAACTCTCAAAAGCTAAAATACCATTTTATGATTTTTACGGGCGGCATCAAAGCGTCTGATTTGAATGTTGATTTGAATATTGAGAAAAATAGAATCTCTCAGTTCATACCGAACAAAGAGTTAAATATAGGCGGTATGGAGAATGTTTTTGCCATAGGCGATTGTGTAGAGATGAGGGATATAAAAGGAAATATTCTTCCGCCGACTGCTCAGAGTGCAGAGAGAAGTGCCGAGTATGTAGCAAAAGTGATTCGCAAAAGGATAGATAAAAAAGAGGCAGAACCGTTTGACGCGTCGGTTCTTGGCGTGTTTATAGCACTCGGCGGAAGATACTGCGTGGGGGAGCTTTTTGGGGTTATAAAAGTAAAAGGGTATGCGGCTTATCTGTTAAAAAAAGCTATAACGCATATGTACTATCTAGGGCTTCATCTCCGCATAAATACAGGGTATAAAAATAGGGGGAAAAAACTTTAG
- a CDS encoding class I SAM-dependent methyltransferase: MTIEQLKALLLENSKNLTDEFKRLFHGRGGLYEGWKHLTVDSIDEILSVALYMQDESESELVEMLKEFAANSRHKTVVIQRRYIKGSPSEVIVGELGENLFAIENGMKFKLNLLSNQNSLYFPDMKNGRAFVRENSKNRRVLNLFSYTCAFSVAAKLGGALSVSNIDMSKSALSTGKANHHLNGIEPRGISFLPYNILKSFSRIKQNGPYDLIIIDPPTSQRGSFEAVKDYEKIIKKLPEIASDECIVLASLNSTELDSNFIINIMTEFAPEFKFVKRLENLKEFASTDEERSLKNLVFEKEN, from the coding sequence ATGACAATAGAACAATTAAAAGCTCTGCTTTTAGAAAACTCAAAAAATTTAACAGACGAATTCAAAAGGCTTTTTCACGGTCGCGGCGGACTTTATGAGGGCTGGAAACATTTGACGGTAGACTCCATAGACGAGATTTTAAGCGTGGCTTTATATATGCAAGATGAGTCTGAGAGTGAACTAGTCGAGATGTTAAAAGAGTTTGCGGCTAACTCAAGACATAAAACGGTAGTTATTCAAAGAAGATACATAAAAGGCTCTCCAAGCGAAGTTATAGTCGGGGAACTTGGAGAAAATCTGTTTGCAATCGAAAACGGTATGAAGTTTAAACTAAATCTCCTCTCAAACCAAAACAGCCTCTATTTTCCCGATATGAAAAACGGCAGAGCGTTTGTGAGAGAAAACTCAAAAAACAGAAGAGTTCTAAACCTCTTCTCCTACACATGCGCTTTTAGCGTTGCGGCAAAACTGGGAGGTGCCTTAAGTGTCTCAAATATCGATATGAGCAAAAGCGCGCTCTCAACCGGAAAAGCAAACCATCATCTAAACGGCATTGAGCCAAGAGGTATCAGTTTTTTACCGTACAATATACTTAAATCATTCTCACGCATAAAACAAAACGGACCTTACGACCTAATCATCATAGACCCTCCAACCTCGCAAAGAGGAAGCTTTGAAGCTGTAAAGGATTATGAAAAAATCATAAAAAAATTGCCTGAAATAGCATCTGACGAGTGCATAGTTTTAGCATCCCTAAACTCAACCGAACTAGACTCAAATTTTATAATCAACATAATGACCGAGTTCGCACCGGAGTTTAAATTTGTAAAACGGCTTGAAAATTTAAAAGAGTTTGCAAGCACGGATGAAGAGAGAAGTCTGAAAAATTTGGTTTTTGAAAAAGAAAATTAA
- a CDS encoding DJ-1 family glyoxalase III: MSRVLVPLANGFEEIEAINIIDVLRRGDIEVLVASLDENSAVKGAHGISVLCDMQINDIVVDKLDMIVLPGGWGGTLALRDDETVQNILKEMDKKGKNIGAICAAPLVLHSAGVLKHNYTCYPTIEEQIREDGFDATKMVVEDGNIMTSRGPATAICFALQIVKKLKGKEKYLSVKASLLADFCE, translated from the coding sequence ATGAGCAGAGTTTTAGTGCCGCTGGCAAACGGATTTGAAGAGATTGAGGCGATTAATATTATAGATGTTTTAAGAAGAGGGGATATTGAAGTTCTGGTTGCTTCTTTGGATGAAAACAGTGCAGTAAAAGGGGCGCACGGCATTAGCGTTTTATGCGATATGCAGATAAATGATATAGTCGTAGATAAGCTTGATATGATAGTTTTGCCGGGCGGCTGGGGTGGAACGCTAGCACTTCGTGATGATGAAACGGTGCAAAATATACTAAAAGAGATGGATAAAAAGGGCAAAAATATAGGAGCGATTTGCGCGGCACCCCTTGTGCTTCATAGTGCAGGCGTACTAAAACACAACTATACATGTTACCCGACGATTGAAGAGCAGATAAGGGAAGATGGATTTGATGCAACAAAAATGGTTGTAGAAGACGGCAACATTATGACATCCCGCGGTCCCGCAACCGCCATCTGCTTTGCGCTTCAAATAGTTAAAAAACTAAAAGGCAAAGAAAAATATCTCAGCGTAAAAGCCAGTCTTTTAGCTGATTTTTGCGAGTAA
- a CDS encoding quinone-dependent dihydroorotate dehydrogenase, translating into MINYQTLKPWLYKLDPEVAHNVAETALRVPNICPIFFNPFLKSHFVTNDILKQELFGRTFLNPIGLGAGFDKNATMIRGIQILGFGFTEIGTVTPRAQAGNPKPRMFRHIEEESIQNAMGFNNDGLLSVQKRLKERFPFTTPIGINIGKNKTTSDAEAINDYTTLIKALHELGDYLVINISSPNTPGLRDLQNEEFITRLFSEAKEITNKPILLKIAPDMSKEDAVALTTLAVEKGADGIIATNTTIDYSLVKNPQSVGGLSGAVLKEKSFEIFEAIAKELYGKTTLISVGGIDSAKEAYRRIKAGASLVEIYSGLIFHGFDMIKDINTELTELIKADGYANITEAIGSDRK; encoded by the coding sequence ATGATAAATTATCAAACCCTAAAACCTTGGCTGTACAAACTAGACCCTGAAGTTGCTCACAATGTTGCGGAGACGGCGCTTAGAGTGCCTAATATCTGCCCGATATTTTTCAACCCGTTTTTAAAGTCGCACTTTGTAACAAACGACATTTTAAAGCAGGAGCTTTTCGGTCGTACTTTTTTAAACCCGATAGGACTTGGTGCAGGATTTGATAAAAATGCAACGATGATTCGCGGGATTCAGATTTTGGGATTTGGTTTTACGGAGATTGGAACCGTCACTCCAAGAGCGCAAGCCGGCAATCCAAAACCTAGAATGTTTAGACATATAGAAGAAGAGAGTATCCAAAATGCCATGGGTTTTAACAATGACGGACTGCTGAGCGTTCAAAAAAGATTAAAAGAGAGATTTCCATTTACTACTCCAATCGGTATAAATATCGGTAAAAATAAAACTACATCTGATGCCGAAGCGATAAACGACTACACGACTCTCATAAAAGCGTTGCATGAGTTGGGTGATTATTTGGTAATCAACATCTCCTCTCCAAATACTCCCGGTCTGAGAGATTTGCAAAATGAGGAGTTTATAACAAGACTTTTTAGCGAAGCTAAAGAGATAACAAACAAGCCTATTTTACTTAAAATTGCACCCGATATGAGCAAAGAAGATGCGGTCGCACTTACTACTTTGGCAGTTGAAAAGGGAGCGGACGGCATCATCGCTACAAACACCACGATTGACTACTCGCTTGTTAAAAATCCTCAAAGCGTCGGCGGACTTAGCGGAGCCGTTTTAAAAGAGAAAAGTTTTGAGATATTTGAAGCAATTGCAAAAGAGCTTTACGGAAAAACTACACTTATCTCAGTCGGCGGTATAGACTCTGCAAAAGAGGCTTACAGACGCATAAAAGCAGGGGCTTCGCTTGTAGAGATTTACAGCGGACTGATATTTCATGGCTTTGATATGATAAAAGATATAAATACAGAACTTACAGAACTTATAAAAGCCGACGGATACGCAAATATCACAGAAGCAATAGGAAGCGATAGAAAGTGA
- a CDS encoding pitrilysin family protein, which yields MASSLPKYETKTLENGLQIVVIPLKNNTNVISTDIFYKVGSRNEVMGKTGIAHMLEHMNFKSTKNLNAGEFDKEVKSIGGVNNASTSFDYTHYYIKSSTQNLGKSLELYAELMQNLNLKDKEFQPERDVVAEERRWRTENSPLGYLYFAMFNNAYVYHPYHWTPIGFMNDIQTWTIEDIKKFHKTYYQPNNAILMVTGDVDPNEVFKKAAKEFGHIKNGTKIPELKFVEPEQNGAKRVMINKESEVEMIAITFHIPNFKHEDQVTLSAISQILFSGKSSRLYKELMDKKHLVNNVYAYNMENIDPSLFIFLASCNPNVKAEDVEAELIKQIEIIKNEKVTKEEIEKVKINTKSDFIYSLESSTSVAELFGSYLVRGDLTPLLTHEESIEKITQEKVQEVAKKYFNFDKSTTLILKKGK from the coding sequence ATGGCATCGTCACTACCGAAGTATGAAACAAAAACTCTAGAAAATGGACTGCAAATTGTCGTAATTCCTCTAAAAAACAACACAAATGTTATAAGTACCGATATATTTTACAAAGTCGGAAGCAGAAATGAAGTTATGGGCAAAACCGGAATCGCTCATATGCTGGAGCATATGAACTTCAAATCTACAAAGAACCTAAATGCAGGCGAATTTGACAAAGAGGTAAAGAGTATCGGCGGAGTAAATAACGCTTCAACCAGTTTTGACTACACGCACTACTATATCAAATCAAGCACGCAAAATCTCGGCAAATCACTGGAACTCTACGCCGAACTTATGCAAAATCTAAATCTAAAAGATAAAGAGTTCCAACCTGAGAGAGATGTCGTAGCCGAAGAGAGAAGATGGAGAACGGAAAACTCTCCGCTTGGATATCTCTACTTTGCGATGTTTAACAACGCTTATGTATATCATCCTTATCACTGGACACCGATAGGGTTTATGAACGACATACAAACTTGGACGATAGAAGATATAAAAAAATTTCATAAAACATACTACCAGCCAAACAATGCCATCTTGATGGTTACCGGCGATGTAGATCCTAATGAAGTTTTTAAAAAAGCCGCAAAAGAGTTTGGACACATTAAAAACGGGACTAAAATTCCTGAGCTTAAGTTTGTAGAACCTGAACAAAACGGCGCAAAAAGAGTTATGATTAATAAAGAGAGCGAAGTTGAAATGATTGCTATTACTTTTCATATTCCAAATTTTAAACATGAAGACCAAGTAACTCTTAGTGCCATATCGCAGATTCTATTTTCCGGAAAAAGTTCAAGACTCTATAAAGAGTTAATGGACAAAAAGCATCTTGTGAACAATGTTTATGCTTACAATATGGAAAATATCGACCCGAGCCTTTTTATATTTTTGGCATCATGTAACCCTAATGTAAAAGCAGAAGATGTAGAAGCAGAGCTTATAAAACAGATCGAAATTATTAAAAATGAAAAAGTTACAAAAGAGGAGATTGAAAAAGTTAAAATCAACACCAAATCGGACTTTATCTACTCACTGGAAAGTTCGACTTCAGTTGCAGAACTTTTTGGAAGTTACCTAGTTCGCGGAGATTTAACACCGCTTTTAACTCATGAAGAGAGCATAGAAAAAATCACGCAAGAAAAAGTTCAAGAAGTTGCAAAAAAATACTTCAACTTTGACAAATCAACAACACTCATCTTGAAAAAAGGTAAATAA
- the dapA gene encoding 4-hydroxy-tetrahydrodipicolinate synthase, which produces MNIVTGSTTALITPFKNGKLDEESYAKLIKRQINNGINAVCPVGTTGESAMLTYDEDRRCIEIAVEVCRGTNTKVLAGAGSNSTAEAIEAAKTAQKCGVDAIFSVAPYYVKPSQEGLYQHYKAIAESVPQMPFMLYNVPGRTVVDISADTVIRLFDDVKNIYGIKEATGSLERTIELLSRRPELKVFSGDDAIDYPILANGGAGITSVTSNLLPDLKSALVDKALSGDFAGAKALNDMLFPINKALFLESNPIMIKAAMYVAGLIDTLEYRLPLVAPSVENMKKLESIMKNYEIKGL; this is translated from the coding sequence ATGAATATCGTAACCGGTTCGACAACCGCACTCATTACCCCGTTTAAAAACGGAAAATTGGATGAAGAGAGTTATGCTAAACTTATAAAAAGACAAATAAATAACGGTATCAATGCCGTATGTCCTGTCGGAACGACGGGAGAGAGTGCTATGCTTACTTATGATGAAGATAGAAGATGTATAGAGATAGCAGTAGAAGTGTGTCGCGGCACAAATACTAAAGTTTTAGCAGGTGCGGGAAGCAACTCGACTGCAGAGGCGATAGAAGCTGCAAAAACTGCACAAAAATGCGGAGTAGACGCAATATTTTCGGTTGCTCCATACTATGTAAAACCGTCTCAAGAGGGACTTTACCAACACTACAAAGCAATAGCCGAATCTGTTCCCCAAATGCCATTTATGCTTTACAATGTTCCGGGACGCACAGTTGTAGACATTAGTGCCGATACCGTTATCAGACTATTTGACGATGTAAAAAACATATATGGCATCAAAGAGGCAACGGGAAGTCTTGAAAGAACTATCGAGCTGCTCTCCCGCAGACCTGAACTTAAAGTATTTTCGGGTGATGACGCAATCGACTACCCTATTCTTGCAAACGGCGGTGCAGGCATAACATCCGTTACATCAAACCTTCTTCCCGACCTTAAAAGCGCTCTTGTAGACAAAGCACTAAGCGGTGATTTTGCAGGTGCAAAGGCACTAAATGATATGCTCTTTCCAATCAATAAAGCTCTATTTTTAGAGTCAAATCCTATTATGATAAAAGCTGCAATGTATGTAGCGGGGTTAATCGATACGCTGGAGTACAGACTTCCTCTTGTTGCTCCGAGTGTAGAAAATATGAAAAAACTAGAATCTATTATGAAAAACTACGAGATTAAAGGATTATAA